In a single window of the Macrobrachium rosenbergii isolate ZJJX-2024 chromosome 35, ASM4041242v1, whole genome shotgun sequence genome:
- the LOC136856316 gene encoding tumor suppressor candidate 2-like isoform X2, giving the protein MGGSSSRLKRWMGAEEEEGVGCEKAVKKLATPFVYTRRGSMFFDEDGDVAHEFYEEVPPLRRGVKATMKRILTNLTPQGEVRLPFPCLNVDFPIVLYQDS; this is encoded by the exons ATGGGCGGCAGCTCCTCTAGGCTGAAGAGATGGATGGGCGCCGAGGAAGAGGAGGGCGTGGGCTGCGAGAAGGCGGTGAAGAAGTTGGCGACGCCTTTCGTCTACACGAGGAGAGG ATCCATGTTCTTCGATGAGGACGGCGATGTCGCCCACGAATTCTACGAAGAAGTGCCGCCGCTGAGGCGCGGCGTGAAAGCCACCATGAAGAGAATACTGACGAACTTAACTCCGCAG GGAGAGGTGCGGCTGCCGTTCCCCTGCCTGAACGTAGACTTTCCAATCGTCCTCTACCAGGACAGCTGA
- the LOC136856316 gene encoding tumor suppressor candidate 2-like isoform X1, which produces MGGSSSRLKRWMGAEEEEGVGCEKAVKKLATPFVYTRRGSSGLKRRIGAEEEDGVGCEKAVKKLATPFVYTRRGSMFFDEDGDVAHEFYEEVPPLRRGVKATMKRILTNLTPQGEVRLPFPCLNVDFPIVLYQDS; this is translated from the exons ATGGGCGGCAGCTCCTCTAGGCTGAAGAGATGGATGGGCGCCGAGGAAGAGGAGGGCGTGGGCTGCGAGAAGGCGGTGAAGAAGTTGGCGACGCCTTTCGTCTACACGAGGAGAGG CTCCTCTGGGCTGAAGAGACGAATCGGCGCCGAGGAAGAGGATGGCGTGGGCTGCGAGAAGGCGGTGAAGAAGTTGGCGACGCCTTTCGTCTACACAAGGAGAGG ATCCATGTTCTTCGATGAGGACGGCGATGTCGCCCACGAATTCTACGAAGAAGTGCCGCCGCTGAGGCGCGGCGTGAAAGCCACCATGAAGAGAATACTGACGAACTTAACTCCGCAG GGAGAGGTGCGGCTGCCGTTCCCCTGCCTGAACGTAGACTTTCCAATCGTCCTCTACCAGGACAGCTGA
- the LOC136856315 gene encoding glycine dehydrogenase (decarboxylating), mitochondrial, protein MLRAGVGLSRARRICPAFGRAFEGRPGHRDGAVAARACVRDVPTCPRGHVRGLATTAAVRGSLIPQSDPFSHRHIGPRPEDQRKMLALLGYETLDALTDTAVPKNIRLGRDLNIDPPVGEHSVLNRIREISEKNEIWRSYIGMGYHRCRVPHAILRNIFENPGWTTQYTPYQPEVAQGRLESLLNYQTLVTDLTGLPVANASLLDEGTAAAEAMGLAYRQNKRRKVYLSDKLHPQTLAVVQTRAIPLGLEVLIGDVFDIDFTNRDACSVLIQYPDTEGTVKDFSKVIEDAQTNGTMVICATDLLSLTLLKPPGELGIDIAVGTSQRLGIPLGYGGPHAGFFACKNNLVRLMPGRMIGVTRDANGKDCYRLALQTREQHIRRDKATSNICTAQALLANMSAMFGVYHGPEGLRNIANRVHNATIVLARGLQGSGHTIENECYFDTLKVNATLATSEIRMRAQQKQINLRYYRDDTVSWSCLDETIEKEDLDDLFWVFNCKNTTADKIAANMGDTTPKEHILNSDFVRTSKYLTHPIFNTHHSEAQLVRYMKILENKDVSLVHSMIPLGSCTMKLNSTTEMMPCSFPHFTEIHPFVPPEQALGYRLLFEELEHDLCEITGYDKISFQPNSGAQGEYAGLRAIMSYLDSKGEGHRNVCLIPTSAHGTNPASAQMAGMKVESVNVNKEGSIDYRHLVAKIEKHRKNLACLMITYPSTNGVFEDNVKDVCNMVHEAGGQVYLDGANMNAQVGLCRPGDIGSDVSHLNLHKTFCIPHGGGGPGMGPIGVKRHLEPYLPSHPIVDPMALMKKRARSFGVVSAAPYGSAAILPISWAYVKMMGPKGLREATQVAILNANYMAKRLEKHYKVLYTGNCGLVAHEFILDMRDFKKTAGIEATDIAKRLQDYGFHAPTMSWPVAGSLMVEPTESEDKAELDRFCDAMIMIRDEIRDLEEGRADPACNPLNMSPHPLITVTSSSWDRPYSREQAAFPAPFIRPESKWWPTVGRIDDIYGDRNLVCTCPPMEAYCSPFDEDSDGQEEVKAASA, encoded by the exons ATGCTTAGGGCAGGTGTGGGCTTGTCCAGGGCCAGGCGAATATGTCCCGCCTTCGGCAGGGCATTTGAGGGGCGCCCTGGGCACAGGGACGGCGCCGTGGCGGCCAGGGCGTGCGTCAGGGACGTGCCCACGTGCCCGAGGGGGCACGTGCGCGGTTTGGCCACGACGGCGGCCGTACGGGGCAGTTTGATACCCCAAAGTGACCCTTTCTCCCACAGGCACATTGGGCCGCGTCCGGAAGATCAGAGGAAGATGTTGGCACTTCTGGGGTATGAA ACCCTAGATGCCCTCACGGACACCGCCGTCCCGAAGAACATCCGGCTCGGCCGCGACCTCAACATCGACCCTCCCGTGGGGGAGCACTCGGTCCTCAACAGGATCCGCGAGATCTCGGAGAAGAACGAGATCTGGCGTTCGTATATCGGCATGGGGTACCACAGGTGTCGCGTCCCGCACGCCATTCTGAGGAACATCTTCGAGAATCCTGGCTG gaCAACGCAGTACACCCCTTACCAACCGGAAGTGGCccagggtaggctggagtctctccTCAACTACCAGACACTAGTCACCGATCTCACGGGGCTCCCCGTGGCCAACGCCTCTCTTTTAGATGAAGGGACGGCCGCTGCTGAGGCCATGGGTCTGGCATACAG ACAGAATAAACGCCGAAAAGTGTACCTGTCCGACAAGCTCCACCCTCAGACTCTGGCTGTGGTCCAGACCCGCGCCATACCCCTGGGACTGGAAGTTCTCATTGGCGATGTGTTTGACATCGATTTCACAAACCGCGACGCCTGTTCCGTGCTGATCCAGTACCCAGACACGGAGGGGACGGTCAAGGACTTCTCGAAAGTCATCGAGGACGCTCAGACCAACGGG ACCATGGTAATATGTGCCACAGATCTCTTATCGCTCACCCTACTCAAGCCGCCCGGAGAGCTGGGCATAGACATAGCTGTTGGAACTTCGCAGCGGCTCGGAATACCCCTGGGGTATGGCGGCCCCCATGCGGGCTTCTTCGCCTGCAAGAACAACCTGGTTAGGCTGATGCCCGGGCGAATGATTGGCGTGACGAG GGATGCGAACGGGAAGGACTGTTACCGGCTCGCCCTTCAGACTCGCGAACAGCACATTCGCCGAGACAAGGCCACCAGCAACATCTGCACGGCCCAGGCCCTGTTGGCGAACATGTCTGCCATGTTCGGAGTCTACCACGGTCCCGAGGGCTTAAGGAACATAGCGAATCGCGTGCACAACGCCACCATCGTCCTTGCCCGAGGACTGCAGGGCTCCGGGCACACGATTGAGAACGAGTGCTACTTTGACACGCTGAAG GTGAACGCCACCCTGGCCACGAGTGAGATCCGGATGAGAGCTCAGCAGAAGCAGATAAACCTGCGTTACTATCGCGACGACACCGTGA GTTGGAGTTGCCTGGACGAAACCATAGAAAAGGAAGATCTCGACGACTTGTTCTGGGTATTTAACTGCAAGAATACGACTGCTGACAAG ATCGCAGCGAACATGGGAGACACCACCCCGAAGGAACACATATTGAACAGCGACTTCGTTCGGACCTCAAAATACCTGACGCACCCCATCTTCAACACTCACCACTCGGAGGCCCAGCTCGTACGTTACATGAAGATTCTGGAGAACAAAGACGTCTCTCTCGTCCACTCCATGATCCCGTTG GGCTCCTGCACGATGAAACTGAACAGCACCACGGAAATGATGCCCTGCAGTTTCCCCCACTTCACGGAAATCCATCCCTTCGTCCCTCCGGAGCAGGCCCTGGGATATCGTCTGCTGTTCGAGGAACTAGAGCACGACCTCTGCGAGATCACCGGATACGACAAGATTTCGTTCCAGCCGAACAG CGGTGCTCAGGGAGAATACGCGGGTCTGCGCGCCATCATGTCCTACCTGGACTCCAAGGGTGAGGGCCACCGTAACGTCTGTCTCATCCCCACCTCTGCCCACGGAACGAACCCTGCCTCAGCCCAGATGGCCGGCATGAAGGTCGAGTCGGTCAACGTTAATAAAGAAGGCTCTATAGACTATAGGCATCTTGTAGCCAAG ATTGAGAAGCACCGTAAGAATCTGGCCTGCTTGATGATCACGTATCCTTCAACCAACGGCGTTTTTGAGGACAACGTCAAGGACGTTTGCAACATGGTCCACGAAGCTGGCGGGCAG GTATACCTCGATGGCGCTAACATGAACGCCCAGGTGGGCCTCTGCCGCCCGGGAGACATTGGATCGGACGTTTCCCATCTGAACCTTCACAAGACCTTCTGCATCCCACACGGAGGAGGAGGACCTGGAATGGGGCCCATCGGAGT AAAGCGACACTTGGAACCGTACTTGCCCAGCCACCCCATCGTCGATCCTATGGCCCTGATGAAGAAGCGTGCCCGTAGCTTTGGCGTCGTATCCGCGGCCCCTTACGGCTCCGCTGCCATCCTCCCCATTTCTTGGGCTTACGTGAAG ATGATGGGTCCCAAAGGCCTCCGGGAAGCCACACAGGTTGCGATCTTGAATGCGAACTACATGGCCAAGCGACTTGAAAAACACTACAAG GTATTGTACACAGGTAACTGCGGCTTGGTAGCCCACGAGTTCATCCTGGATATGAGAGACTTCAAGAAAACTGCCGGAATAGAGGCGACGGACATCGCCAAACGTCTCCAGGACTACG GTTTCCACGCACCAACGATGTCGTGGCCCGTAGCGGGGAGCCTCATGGTGGAACCCACAGAATCCGAAGACAAGGCGGAACTCGACAGATTTTGCGACGCCATGATCA TGATTCGTGACGAGATTCGTGACCTGGAGGAGGGCAGAGCCGACCCAGCCTGCAACCCGCTGAACATGTCGCCTCATCCCCTAATCACAGTCACGTCGTCGTCCTGGGATCGACCTTATTCCCGAGAACAGGCTGCGTTCCCAGCG CCGTTCATTCGCCCCGAGTCGAAGTGGTGGCCAACTGTGGGGCGCATCGACGACATTTACGGAGACCGCAACCTGGTGTGTACCTGCCCGCCGATGGAGGCATATTGCTCGCCCTTTGACGAGGACTCCGACGGGCAAGAAGAAGTTAAGGCTGCATCAGCCTAG